Proteins from a genomic interval of Streptomyces sp. NBC_01445:
- a CDS encoding NAD(P)H-dependent oxidoreductase — protein sequence MNDTTPRQPKKILVVSAHPEPRSLNAALTGFAVEHLRTAGHEVKVSDLYAMKWKATVDADDFPERTGAGRLHVMADSERATLTDGLSPDIAAEQEKVRWSDAVVLQFPMWWFSAPAILKGWIDRVFTSGFAYGPAVPPPYGESSLPGRRALVSVTVGARESAFSDRGIHGSLADVLHPIQHGLFWFTGMNPLEPFAVYSSNELPDDRFVTARTEYARRLDTLFTATPVPFRPLTGGDYDHDMRLLPGVETPGTSGLGLHVRDRA from the coding sequence ATGAACGACACGACGCCTCGGCAGCCCAAGAAGATCCTCGTCGTCAGCGCCCACCCTGAACCCCGTTCGCTCAACGCCGCGTTGACCGGCTTCGCGGTCGAGCACCTGCGCACGGCAGGACACGAGGTGAAGGTGTCCGACCTCTACGCGATGAAGTGGAAGGCGACGGTGGACGCCGACGACTTTCCCGAGCGCACCGGAGCGGGCCGGCTGCACGTGATGGCCGACTCCGAGCGGGCGACGCTGACGGACGGTCTGTCGCCCGACATCGCGGCGGAGCAGGAGAAGGTGCGCTGGTCGGACGCGGTGGTCCTGCAGTTCCCGATGTGGTGGTTCTCGGCGCCCGCGATCCTCAAGGGCTGGATCGACCGGGTCTTCACGAGCGGCTTCGCGTACGGACCTGCCGTCCCGCCGCCGTACGGCGAAAGCTCCCTGCCGGGCAGGCGGGCGCTCGTGTCGGTGACCGTCGGCGCGCGCGAGTCGGCGTTCTCCGACCGTGGTATCCACGGAAGCCTCGCGGACGTCCTGCACCCCATTCAGCACGGCCTGTTCTGGTTCACCGGCATGAACCCGCTGGAGCCGTTCGCGGTGTACAGCTCGAACGAGCTCCCCGACGACCGCTTCGTCACGGCACGGACGGAGTACGCCCGACGACTCGACACACTCTTCACGGCCACGCCGGTCCCCTTCCGCCCCCTCACGGGCGGCGACTACGACCACGACATGCGGCTCCTGCCGGGAGTCGAGACACCGGGCACGAGCGGACTCGGCCTGCACGTCCGCGACCGGGCCTGA
- a CDS encoding helix-turn-helix domain-containing protein, with translation MDGVKDIGDTGAGATLTTGGSQRGLGDFLRARRARVTPEHVGLSGGRRRRVRGLRREELAQLAGISVDYYVRLEQGRATQPSAEVVDALAGALGLDTAERGHLATLAGARQGPAPEARVSPMLRRLLDSMAGFPAFATNHRLDVVAWNALGAELIGGLGEPAGRDRNNARYLFLDPASRVVHPEWEDRAAEAVGQLRVWSGRYPDDTELAALIAELTALSQEFRRIWDSGEVVMCAAGRKRLRHPVAGLLTLDFETLHVPAAPGETGLVVHVFSAEEGSEEAAALARLTEAVTVADRP, from the coding sequence ATGGACGGCGTGAAGGACATCGGGGACACGGGCGCGGGCGCCACCCTCACCACCGGCGGCTCGCAGCGCGGTCTCGGAGACTTTCTCCGCGCCCGCCGCGCGCGTGTCACACCGGAGCACGTCGGGCTCTCCGGCGGCCGTCGCCGGCGGGTACGGGGACTGCGCCGCGAGGAGCTGGCACAGCTCGCCGGGATCAGCGTGGACTACTACGTGCGCCTGGAACAGGGCCGCGCCACCCAGCCCTCCGCCGAGGTCGTCGACGCGCTCGCCGGGGCGCTCGGCCTCGACACGGCGGAGCGCGGGCATCTCGCCACCCTGGCAGGCGCCCGGCAGGGCCCCGCGCCCGAGGCCCGGGTCAGCCCGATGCTGCGGCGGCTCCTCGACTCCATGGCCGGCTTCCCCGCCTTCGCCACCAACCATCGCCTGGACGTGGTGGCGTGGAACGCCCTCGGCGCCGAGCTGATCGGCGGCCTCGGCGAGCCGGCCGGCCGCGACCGGAACAACGCGCGGTACCTCTTCCTCGACCCCGCTTCCCGCGTCGTCCACCCGGAGTGGGAGGACCGGGCGGCGGAGGCCGTGGGCCAGCTCCGGGTCTGGTCGGGGCGCTACCCCGACGACACGGAACTGGCCGCGCTCATCGCCGAACTCACCGCGCTCAGCCAGGAGTTCAGGCGCATCTGGGACAGCGGCGAGGTCGTGATGTGCGCGGCGGGGCGCAAGCGTCTGAGGCACCCGGTGGCCGGGCTGCTCACCCTGGACTTCGAGACTCTCCACGTACCGGCCGCGCCCGGCGAGACGGGTTTGGTCGTGCACGTCTTCAGCGCCGAGGAGGGCAGCGAGGAGGCCGCGGCTCTCGCGCGGCTGACCGAAGCCGTTACAGTGGCAGACAGGCCGTGA
- a CDS encoding bifunctional 5,10-methylenetetrahydrofolate dehydrogenase/5,10-methenyltetrahydrofolate cyclohydrolase: MSPTHTAHLMDGTGTARRLVEESAGRAAELVRRTGSAPCLATVLVGEDPASVTYVRMKQARCAKAGIESRRVQLPAETTTAELVATLRELSQDASVHGILLQHPVGPHIDERAAFEAIAPEKDVDGVTMTSFGAMAFGLPGFVSCTPGGIMRLLDEYDVDVAGRHAVVVGRSAILGKPAGMLLLTRDATVTYCHSRTADLSAYVREADIVVAAVGRPQLIRGEDIKPGAVVIDAGYNAGNVGDVDFDTAAERARLITPVPGGVGPMTIAVLLAQTVTAAYHQLGADLDRALA, encoded by the coding sequence ATGTCCCCGACACACACAGCCCACCTCATGGACGGCACCGGCACCGCTCGGCGTCTCGTCGAGGAGTCCGCGGGCAGAGCGGCGGAGCTGGTGAGGCGCACGGGCTCGGCGCCCTGCCTCGCGACCGTACTGGTGGGCGAGGATCCCGCCTCCGTCACGTACGTCCGCATGAAGCAGGCCCGCTGCGCCAAGGCCGGTATCGAGTCGCGGCGCGTCCAGCTCCCCGCCGAGACGACGACCGCTGAGCTGGTCGCCACTCTCCGCGAGCTGTCGCAGGACGCGTCGGTGCACGGAATCCTGCTCCAGCACCCCGTGGGCCCGCACATCGACGAACGTGCGGCGTTCGAGGCCATCGCCCCGGAGAAAGACGTCGACGGCGTCACCATGACCTCGTTCGGCGCGATGGCCTTCGGGCTGCCCGGGTTCGTCTCCTGCACACCCGGCGGGATCATGCGGCTCCTCGACGAGTACGACGTCGATGTCGCGGGGCGGCATGCCGTCGTCGTGGGCCGGAGCGCGATCCTCGGCAAGCCCGCCGGGATGCTGCTGCTCACACGGGACGCCACGGTGACGTACTGCCACTCCCGCACGGCCGACCTGAGCGCGTACGTGAGGGAGGCGGACATCGTGGTGGCGGCCGTGGGCCGGCCCCAGCTCATCCGCGGCGAGGACATCAAGCCCGGCGCTGTCGTCATCGACGCCGGCTACAACGCGGGCAACGTCGGCGACGTGGACTTCGACACCGCGGCCGAGCGGGCCCGCCTGATCACTCCCGTCCCCGGCGGCGTGGGCCCCATGACCATCGCCGTCCTCCTGGCCCAGACGGTCACCGCGGCGTACCACCAGCTCGGCGCGGACCTCGATCGCGCGCTCGCCTGA
- the yczR gene encoding MocR-like transcription factor YczR, translating to MTDANAFVPVDRVGRADRTLGSRQLAAMLPDTAGTRPAYRHLAQAISTLILDGRIALHVRLPAERELAAVLDTSRTTVTAVYDLLRESGYAHSRQGSGTWTALPEGRTPSGITRLLGPQDTAIDLARASPGLPQQALVDALVHITPQLAEQAHTPGYHPYGLPDLRAAIAERYTRRGLATLPEQILVTSGAQHALTLVLGLLGSPGDRVMVENPSYPNALEALRRARLRTVSVPVTDTGWDIEITESTLRQVVPQLAYLIPDFHNPTGCLMPEHERARVLRAAERSGTWLVIDETLADLALDVPPPPPFASHAAKGGTGQVISIGSMSKTHWGGLRIGWLRAPARLVTELAGQRVATDMGGSVVDQLLALALLDRGDGLLPPRLEQLRVQRAALAAALTQHMPHWTWQLPPGGLSLWVDLGEPVASALSERALDNGVRIESGACFATDPGIFEQRMRIPYTTPADTLREAVHRMAAALAAGLPSVSTGRRPHWVA from the coding sequence TTGACTGATGCGAACGCCTTTGTGCCGGTGGACAGGGTGGGCCGCGCGGACCGGACCCTGGGCAGCCGTCAGCTCGCCGCGATGCTGCCCGACACCGCCGGCACGAGACCCGCCTATCGACACCTCGCGCAGGCGATCAGCACGCTCATCCTGGACGGACGCATCGCCCTGCACGTCAGACTCCCCGCCGAGCGCGAACTGGCAGCCGTCCTCGACACCAGCAGAACCACCGTCACCGCCGTGTACGACCTGTTGCGCGAGAGCGGCTACGCACACAGCCGCCAGGGATCGGGCACGTGGACCGCCCTGCCCGAAGGCCGCACCCCCAGTGGCATCACTCGCCTCCTCGGCCCCCAGGACACCGCGATCGACCTTGCCAGAGCCTCCCCCGGGCTCCCGCAGCAGGCACTCGTCGACGCCCTCGTGCACATCACCCCGCAACTCGCCGAGCAGGCCCACACTCCTGGCTACCACCCCTACGGCCTGCCCGACCTGCGCGCAGCCATCGCCGAGCGCTACACCCGACGGGGCCTCGCCACCCTGCCCGAACAGATCCTGGTGACGTCGGGCGCACAGCACGCGCTGACACTCGTCCTGGGACTGCTGGGCAGCCCCGGCGACCGGGTCATGGTCGAGAACCCGTCCTACCCGAACGCCCTTGAGGCGCTACGCCGAGCCCGGCTGCGTACCGTGTCCGTCCCCGTGACCGACACCGGCTGGGACATCGAGATCACCGAATCGACGCTCCGCCAGGTCGTGCCCCAACTGGCCTACCTGATCCCCGACTTCCACAATCCGACCGGCTGTCTCATGCCCGAGCACGAGCGGGCACGCGTCCTGCGCGCGGCGGAGCGGTCCGGTACCTGGCTGGTCATCGACGAGACGCTTGCCGACCTCGCGCTCGACGTCCCCCCGCCGCCTCCCTTCGCCTCCCACGCGGCGAAGGGAGGTACCGGGCAGGTCATCAGCATCGGCTCGATGAGCAAGACGCATTGGGGCGGCCTGCGCATCGGCTGGCTGCGGGCGCCCGCACGGCTCGTCACCGAACTCGCGGGCCAGCGCGTGGCCACCGACATGGGCGGATCGGTCGTCGATCAACTGCTGGCCCTCGCTCTCCTGGACCGGGGTGACGGGCTTCTGCCGCCCCGGCTTGAGCAACTGCGTGTGCAGCGCGCCGCGTTGGCCGCCGCGCTGACGCAGCACATGCCGCACTGGACGTGGCAACTGCCTCCCGGAGGCCTGTCGTTGTGGGTCGACCTGGGTGAGCCGGTGGCCTCCGCGCTGTCCGAACGAGCCCTCGACAACGGCGTCCGGATCGAGAGCGGCGCCTGCTTCGCCACCGACCCCGGCATCTTCGAGCAGCGGATGCGCATCCCGTACACGACCCCGGCGGACACCCTGCGCGAAGCCGTCCACCGCATGGCGGCGGCGCTCGCCGCCGGCCTTCCGTCGGTGTCCACCGGGCGACGGCCGCACTGGGTCGCCTGA
- the yczE gene encoding membrane protein YczE, producing the protein MQQDTDTTARSERATPGDEGIGRNRPAPPLTYVRLGERPLRRLPQLFTGLALYGFSMAVMVRAGLGLSPWSVLNEGLEKHTSLSFGTLTAVVGVSVLLLWIPLRQRPTFGTAANIVVIAVSSDLGLALVPGGLALPERVGLLLAGTFANALSIAVYVGARFGPGPRDGLMTGASALTGRSIRVVRTFIEVAVLAFGWLLGGGVGLGTVLYALTVGPVTQFFLPRFACASPTRTGRTGPPVTGSRTSS; encoded by the coding sequence ATGCAGCAGGACACGGACACGACGGCCCGCTCCGAGCGGGCGACGCCGGGCGACGAAGGGATCGGGCGCAACCGCCCCGCTCCCCCACTCACTTACGTACGCCTCGGCGAACGCCCACTCCGCCGCCTGCCCCAGTTGTTCACCGGCCTCGCCCTGTACGGATTCAGCATGGCCGTCATGGTCCGCGCCGGGCTGGGTCTGAGTCCCTGGAGCGTTCTCAACGAGGGTCTGGAGAAGCACACTTCGTTGAGCTTCGGCACACTCACCGCGGTCGTGGGTGTGTCCGTCCTGCTGCTGTGGATCCCTCTGCGGCAGCGGCCGACGTTCGGGACCGCCGCGAACATCGTCGTCATCGCCGTCTCGTCCGACCTCGGGCTCGCGCTCGTCCCCGGGGGCCTGGCCCTTCCCGAACGAGTCGGGCTCCTCCTCGCCGGGACATTCGCCAATGCGCTGTCCATCGCCGTCTACGTAGGCGCACGGTTCGGGCCGGGGCCCCGGGACGGGCTGATGACCGGTGCGTCCGCCCTGACGGGACGTTCCATCCGCGTCGTCCGCACGTTCATCGAGGTCGCCGTACTCGCCTTTGGCTGGCTGCTCGGCGGCGGCGTGGGACTCGGCACCGTGCTGTACGCCCTGACCGTCGGCCCCGTCACGCAGTTCTTCCTGCCCCGGTTCGCCTGCGCGAGCCCGACCCGGACCGGACGCACGGGCCCACCTGTCACCGGCTCCCGCACGTCTTCGTAG
- a CDS encoding immunity 49 family protein: MNPHHAPDPHLPMLNVPQAERLRSLTAAYFLARHGTHMTVTGDAVRLEGRLSPLSNLAQRCRQSAEDDWPRIVEQHFAGLENASQGGESATDLLERTCWRLLPDDAFPGDTADGFRHARPVAEGLLAVLALDAPTSVRILDDRDVARVGAEQLWAAGRANLIREPVEHDEFRGPQGALMHSVYGDSFFVSSKALVLPELVRELTGRELPEAGALVVMPTRHLLAFHPIVDGSVVDAVNDLGSYAIGAYEDGPGALSPRLYWWRQGRLVSLTVFDHENRSFSVVPPQELMDLMRSLRGQDSADAAPQPASGAQTEDQLAQTSAELTARLPQSPGAFGDAFAASLALSHVRCASDPDGGALETWEAWVGAMQVGSALFATTTSRESSVACRIGHDVVTLPVTGPAPYADGRAWLNAFYLAVVCRERDRMTQLCHVPLDDLRRAAPMDEYVFHWIDTLQTYWLQRPMDDVVQKLLATMNTSHPDVATRTPADFLNLVDYQPVALFHRLVTGDHEAFAEALTEALAHHERYWSDSTGPHSRVALGPLALACLAFDSEFPVDSKSPYLPTCLLDRAWYGEFDT, encoded by the coding sequence GTGAACCCTCACCACGCACCCGATCCACACCTGCCGATGCTGAATGTCCCTCAGGCCGAGCGCCTGCGGAGCCTGACGGCCGCCTACTTCCTCGCCCGTCACGGCACCCATATGACCGTGACGGGGGACGCGGTGCGCCTGGAGGGCAGGTTGAGCCCGCTGTCGAACCTCGCGCAGCGGTGTCGCCAGTCCGCCGAGGACGACTGGCCGCGGATCGTGGAGCAGCACTTCGCCGGCCTGGAGAACGCCTCCCAGGGAGGCGAGAGCGCCACGGATCTCCTGGAGCGGACATGCTGGCGGCTGCTTCCCGACGACGCCTTCCCGGGCGACACGGCCGACGGCTTCCGCCATGCGCGGCCGGTCGCCGAGGGGCTGCTCGCGGTCCTCGCCCTGGACGCACCCACCTCCGTGCGAATACTCGACGACCGGGACGTGGCGCGCGTCGGTGCTGAGCAGCTGTGGGCTGCGGGCCGCGCGAACCTGATCCGTGAGCCGGTCGAGCACGACGAATTCCGCGGCCCGCAGGGCGCGTTGATGCACTCCGTGTACGGGGACTCGTTCTTCGTCTCCAGCAAGGCGCTCGTACTCCCGGAGTTGGTACGGGAGTTGACCGGCCGGGAGCTGCCGGAAGCCGGGGCGCTCGTCGTGATGCCGACCAGGCACCTCCTGGCGTTCCACCCGATCGTGGACGGCAGCGTGGTGGACGCCGTCAACGACCTGGGCTCCTACGCCATCGGCGCCTACGAGGACGGGCCGGGCGCGCTCTCACCGCGGCTGTACTGGTGGCGCCAGGGGCGGCTTGTCTCGCTCACGGTCTTCGACCACGAGAACCGGTCGTTCTCCGTGGTGCCGCCGCAGGAGTTGATGGACCTGATGAGGTCCCTGCGCGGCCAGGACTCCGCCGATGCCGCGCCGCAGCCGGCCTCCGGTGCGCAGACCGAGGACCAACTCGCCCAGACCTCAGCAGAGTTGACAGCCCGGCTGCCTCAGTCCCCCGGGGCCTTCGGCGACGCGTTCGCGGCCTCCCTCGCCCTGAGCCACGTGCGCTGCGCGTCCGACCCCGACGGGGGCGCGCTGGAGACCTGGGAGGCATGGGTCGGTGCCATGCAGGTCGGCTCGGCGCTGTTCGCCACCACGACCTCCCGGGAGAGCAGCGTCGCCTGCCGGATCGGGCACGACGTCGTGACGCTTCCGGTCACCGGCCCCGCCCCGTACGCGGACGGCCGCGCCTGGCTCAACGCCTTCTATCTCGCCGTCGTCTGCCGCGAGCGGGACCGCATGACCCAGTTGTGCCACGTGCCGCTGGACGACCTGCGCCGGGCCGCGCCCATGGACGAGTACGTCTTCCACTGGATCGACACGCTCCAGACATACTGGTTGCAGCGCCCCATGGACGATGTGGTCCAGAAGCTGCTCGCCACCATGAACACCTCTCACCCCGATGTGGCGACCCGCACGCCTGCGGACTTCCTGAACCTGGTCGACTACCAGCCCGTCGCGCTCTTCCACCGTCTCGTGACGGGCGACCACGAGGCTTTCGCGGAAGCGCTCACGGAGGCGCTCGCCCATCACGAGCGCTACTGGAGCGACTCGACGGGACCGCACAGCCGGGTGGCCCTCGGCCCGCTCGCGCTGGCGTGCCTCGCCTTCGACTCGGAGTTCCCGGTCGACAGCAAGTCGCCGTATCTGCCCACCTGTCTCCTCGACCGGGCCTGGTACGGCGAGTTCGACACGTGA
- a CDS encoding tautomerase family protein, whose protein sequence is MPFIRVTVTDTALPADVQRTLAEGLTGLAVSALRKSGARTIVHVDLVPADCYYVDGRPLTGGLDAHVEATVTIGTNSAAEKAAFIAEAGELLTKALGPLARCGVALHELHPESYGYDGVTQFDFYRR, encoded by the coding sequence ATGCCTTTCATCCGTGTGACGGTCACCGACACCGCACTTCCCGCCGACGTACAGCGCACCCTCGCCGAGGGCCTGACGGGCCTGGCCGTCTCGGCTCTGCGCAAGTCCGGCGCCAGGACCATCGTGCACGTCGACCTGGTGCCGGCCGACTGCTACTACGTCGACGGCAGGCCGCTGACCGGTGGCCTCGACGCCCATGTCGAGGCCACCGTCACCATCGGCACGAACAGCGCCGCGGAGAAGGCCGCGTTCATCGCGGAGGCGGGCGAACTGCTGACCAAGGCCCTTGGGCCGCTCGCCCGTTGCGGAGTCGCGCTGCACGAACTGCACCCCGAGAGCTACGGCTACGACGGCGTGACGCAGTTCGACTTCTACCGGCGCTAG
- a CDS encoding LysR family transcriptional regulator has translation MTVNLSQLRAFLAVVDAGGFSAAAAELGLSQSAVSHAVASLERELTAPLLVRATPVRTTALGERVVPHARTAVAATRSVEQLAADAATMTGTVRLAATPTVCQGLIPGLLRHWGEDQPRVTVRVFEGDSSDIAGWLENGTADAAILIDPPPGPGIQLAADDYRAVLPLDHPLAGEPVVDIRDLEDDPFLISPNGCEDRIRTIHRLAGLRFTPTHRVRDLVTLISMVQAGIGVTVLSEVSRSLIPPDLALLPLHPQTSRRLVLTGPRARPWQPAVRTLADSALDHLAAAGAMSDTRTTST, from the coding sequence ATGACCGTGAACCTTTCCCAGTTGAGGGCGTTCCTCGCCGTCGTCGACGCGGGCGGATTCAGCGCGGCGGCGGCCGAACTCGGTCTGAGCCAGTCGGCCGTGTCGCACGCGGTCGCGTCCCTGGAACGCGAGTTGACCGCGCCGCTGCTGGTGCGGGCCACTCCGGTGCGGACCACGGCGCTCGGCGAGCGGGTCGTGCCACACGCCCGGACAGCGGTGGCGGCGACCCGGTCCGTGGAGCAACTCGCGGCTGACGCCGCCACCATGACGGGCACGGTGCGCCTGGCCGCCACCCCGACGGTCTGCCAGGGCCTGATCCCCGGCCTGCTGCGGCACTGGGGCGAGGACCAGCCCCGCGTCACGGTCAGGGTCTTCGAAGGGGACAGCTCCGACATCGCCGGCTGGCTGGAGAACGGGACGGCCGATGCCGCCATCCTGATCGACCCTCCCCCGGGCCCGGGCATCCAGCTCGCCGCCGACGACTACCGCGCTGTGCTGCCCCTGGACCATCCCCTAGCCGGTGAGCCGGTCGTCGACATCCGCGACCTGGAGGACGATCCGTTCCTGATCTCGCCCAACGGCTGCGAGGACCGCATCCGGACGATCCACCGCCTCGCCGGGCTGAGGTTCACCCCCACGCACCGGGTACGGGATCTGGTAACCCTGATCAGCATGGTGCAGGCCGGTATCGGCGTGACCGTCCTGTCGGAGGTGTCCCGCTCCCTGATCCCGCCCGACCTCGCGCTGCTGCCGCTGCACCCCCAGACCTCACGGCGCCTCGTGCTGACCGGACCCCGGGCCCGCCCCTGGCAGCCGGCCGTCCGCACCTTGGCGGACTCCGCTTTGGACCATCTCGCCGCGGCCGGCGCCATGTCGGACACACGCACGACGTCAACTTGA
- a CDS encoding RNA-guided endonuclease InsQ/TnpB family protein codes for MKIVVQVKLMPEAEQAAALSVTLHTVNEAANWVSAVAFEHGVPREYELRKHTYGELRSRGLGAQAAQHIIKKTRDAYTTLRANIRAGNLGKEGSQRRRKAESKPITFRPEAAQPYDDRCLSWQYDAQTVSIWTTAGRIKNVRFACSPDALKTLRDHRQGESDLIERDGVFYLLATCDVPEAEQYEPDHFIGVDLGIANIATTSTGHKTAGRGLNRHRKRQLDLRRKLQAKGTKSAKRLLKKRNRREQRHAKNQNHIIAKTIVTEAERTSAGISLEELKGIRQRVRLRKPQRVALHSWAFAQLADFIVYKARRAGVPVVFVDPAYTSQQCCECGHIDKKNRASQALFTCLNCGVVAHADQNASHNIARKGEAVWTAGRESRVPATP; via the coding sequence GTGAAGATCGTCGTGCAAGTGAAGTTGATGCCGGAGGCCGAGCAGGCCGCCGCGCTGTCGGTGACGCTGCACACGGTCAACGAGGCCGCGAACTGGGTGTCGGCGGTGGCGTTCGAGCACGGTGTCCCGCGTGAGTACGAGCTGCGCAAGCACACCTACGGTGAACTGCGGTCGCGGGGACTGGGGGCGCAGGCCGCCCAGCACATCATCAAGAAGACCCGCGACGCCTACACGACCCTCAGGGCCAACATCCGTGCCGGGAACCTCGGCAAGGAAGGCTCTCAGCGTCGCCGCAAGGCGGAGTCCAAGCCGATCACGTTTCGGCCCGAGGCCGCGCAACCGTATGACGACCGGTGTTTGAGCTGGCAGTACGACGCGCAGACCGTGTCCATCTGGACAACCGCTGGGCGCATCAAGAACGTCCGCTTTGCCTGCTCGCCTGACGCACTCAAGACGCTCCGGGACCACCGGCAGGGCGAGTCGGACCTGATCGAACGCGACGGCGTGTTCTACCTGCTCGCGACCTGTGACGTTCCCGAGGCTGAGCAGTACGAGCCCGACCACTTCATCGGCGTAGACCTTGGAATCGCCAACATCGCCACCACATCCACCGGCCACAAAACCGCCGGGCGCGGCCTGAACCGCCACCGCAAGCGGCAACTCGACCTGCGCAGGAAACTCCAGGCCAAGGGCACCAAGTCCGCCAAGCGGCTGTTGAAGAAGCGCAACCGGCGCGAACAGCGCCACGCGAAGAACCAGAACCACATCATCGCCAAGACGATCGTGACCGAGGCTGAACGCACCTCGGCCGGGATCTCCCTGGAAGAACTCAAGGGAATCCGGCAGAGGGTACGGCTCCGCAAGCCCCAACGGGTCGCGCTCCACTCCTGGGCCTTTGCCCAGCTCGCAGACTTCATCGTCTACAAGGCCCGCAGGGCCGGCGTCCCCGTGGTCTTCGTCGATCCCGCCTACACCTCGCAGCAGTGCTGCGAGTGCGGCCACATCGACAAGAAGAACCGGGCAAGCCAAGCCCTGTTCACCTGCCTCAACTGCGGGGTCGTTGCCCACGCAGACCAAAACGCTTCCCACAACATCGCCCGCAAGGGCGAGGCTGTGTGGACTGCGGGGCGTGAGTCACGCGTCCCTGCCACCCCATAA
- the tnpA gene encoding IS200/IS605 family transposase produces MVFTPQYRRGPFTDEILRRCEEVMRAVCTDFGAQLREFKGEHDHVHLLVHYSPQGRHFPTRRLPQGRLRAQDPSGFPGDIRTYLWGDRFWSPSYFAASCAGAPLSIIKKYIENQRRPG; encoded by the coding sequence TTGGTCTTCACACCCCAGTACCGGCGCGGACCGTTCACCGACGAGATCCTTCGACGCTGCGAGGAAGTCATGCGCGCCGTCTGCACCGACTTCGGCGCCCAGCTGCGGGAGTTCAAGGGCGAACACGATCACGTCCACCTCCTTGTGCACTACTCGCCCCAAGGTCGTCATTTCCCGACTCGTAGGCTCCCTCAAGGGCGTCTCCGCGCGCAGGATCCGTCAGGATTTCCCGGAGATATCCGCACGTACCTGTGGGGTGACCGCTTCTGGTCGCCCTCGTACTTTGCCGCCTCGTGCGCAGGCGCCCCCCTGTCGATCATCAAGAAGTACATCGAGAACCAGAGGCGCCCCGGCTGA
- a CDS encoding deoxyxylulose-5-phosphate synthase → MTHGKTSYVCLPCRVSYKQPYDRDRERSCPRCAEPLIHAGSAFAAPRRRDTAAWRTLSVLLHAGVGFHKSCCGGPGFRPRGLREVRERLAYAERSGEPVARALKRYDVP, encoded by the coding sequence ATGACCCACGGGAAGACCTCATACGTGTGCCTGCCCTGCCGGGTCTCGTACAAGCAGCCCTACGACCGGGACAGGGAGCGGAGCTGTCCGCGCTGTGCCGAGCCGCTGATCCACGCAGGATCGGCCTTCGCCGCGCCGCGCCGCCGCGACACCGCCGCGTGGCGGACGCTCTCGGTTCTGCTGCACGCGGGCGTGGGTTTCCACAAGAGCTGCTGCGGCGGCCCGGGGTTCCGGCCCCGCGGTCTGCGTGAGGTGCGCGAGCGCCTTGCGTACGCCGAGCGGTCCGGTGAGCCGGTCGCCCGCGCGCTCAAGCGGTACGACGTGCCGTAG
- a CDS encoding TetR/AcrR family transcriptional regulator yields the protein MPSSVQHKRIRKTPAARRAEIVDAVAAVALAEGLECVTLRRIGEWLGVRPGLISHYFPSADDLVAEAFGSASSAELDSLLPAERAQGTPTLHLGWFFARATGTSYDDISRLWINARHLSRYRPVLRDRVAEQEAAWRERLADLIRHGVDRGEFRTDDPYVTTIQILVVLDGLGAHANTDTSGRPAAVSRMAATTAERELGLPHGTLTRSDAPITASPTG from the coding sequence ATGCCGTCAAGCGTCCAGCACAAGCGAATTCGGAAGACGCCGGCCGCCCGACGTGCGGAGATCGTCGACGCGGTCGCCGCGGTCGCCCTCGCCGAAGGGCTCGAGTGCGTCACGCTGCGGCGGATCGGCGAGTGGCTCGGCGTCCGCCCCGGACTGATCAGCCACTACTTCCCCTCGGCGGACGACCTCGTGGCGGAGGCCTTCGGCAGCGCCTCCAGCGCCGAGCTCGACAGCCTCCTGCCCGCCGAGCGAGCCCAGGGGACGCCCACGCTGCACCTGGGATGGTTCTTCGCACGCGCGACGGGCACGTCCTACGACGACATCAGCCGCCTCTGGATCAACGCGCGCCACCTCAGCCGCTACCGACCCGTCCTGCGCGACCGGGTCGCCGAGCAGGAGGCGGCCTGGCGCGAGCGGCTCGCCGACCTGATCCGGCACGGCGTCGACCGGGGCGAATTCCGCACGGACGACCCATATGTGACGACCATTCAGATCCTGGTCGTACTCGACGGCCTCGGAGCGCACGCCAACACCGACACCAGCGGCCGTCCCGCCGCGGTGTCGCGCATGGCCGCCACGACGGCGGAACGCGAACTCGGCCTTCCGCACGGGACGCTCACCCGATCCGACGCGCCGATCACGGCGTCACCCACCGGCTAG